A single Thermoanaerobacterium sp. RBIITD DNA region contains:
- a CDS encoding mannose-1-phosphate guanylyltransferase — protein MITGVIMAGGKGERFWPKSRIKMPKQFLKLYGEKTMIQQTVDRLKKLMPIENIFVVTNIDYAGIISDQIPELPTENILIEPMGKNTAACIGLAALHTERLDKNSLMVVVPSDHVIKDEETYIDVLVSALEKAQDGDNLVTIGIKPTHPETGYGYINFRKLTNEIINNNPIYKVEKFVEKPDHDTAVKYVKSGDYLWNSGMFIWKTSTILKAIKEYMPGLDKALNMIREYFDSDEIEKVLYEEYSKLESISIDYGIMEKAKNVYVVPGDFGWDDVGSWTSIERLYEKDENGNVIKGNVVSVDTKKCIITGSEKLIATLGIEDVIIVDTEDALLICSKDKAQNVKEVLQELKKEKSEYL, from the coding sequence ATGATAACAGGTGTTATAATGGCAGGGGGCAAAGGCGAAAGATTCTGGCCCAAAAGCAGGATAAAGATGCCAAAGCAGTTCTTGAAGCTTTATGGCGAAAAGACGATGATTCAGCAAACAGTGGACAGGCTTAAAAAATTGATGCCGATTGAAAATATATTTGTTGTTACAAACATAGATTACGCCGGTATTATTAGCGACCAGATACCGGAACTACCGACTGAAAATATATTGATAGAGCCAATGGGTAAAAATACTGCAGCATGTATAGGACTTGCGGCACTACATACAGAAAGACTTGATAAAAATTCTCTAATGGTTGTTGTTCCATCTGACCATGTGATAAAAGATGAAGAAACATATATAGATGTATTAGTATCAGCATTAGAAAAAGCACAAGATGGTGACAATCTCGTGACAATAGGTATAAAACCTACACATCCAGAAACAGGATATGGATATATAAACTTTAGGAAACTTACAAATGAAATAATAAACAATAATCCTATATATAAGGTAGAAAAATTCGTAGAAAAACCAGATCATGATACTGCAGTTAAATATGTAAAAAGCGGAGATTACCTCTGGAACAGCGGTATGTTTATATGGAAAACATCAACAATATTAAAGGCAATAAAAGAATACATGCCCGGATTAGACAAAGCATTAAATATGATAAGAGAATACTTTGATTCAGATGAGATAGAGAAAGTATTATATGAAGAATACTCAAAACTTGAAAGCATATCGATAGATTACGGCATAATGGAAAAAGCAAAAAATGTCTATGTGGTGCCCGGTGATTTTGGCTGGGATGATGTAGGAAGCTGGACATCAATAGAAAGGCTTTACGAAAAAGACGAGAATGGCAATGTCATAAAAGGCAATGTGGTAAGCGTAGATACAAAGAAATGTATCATAACAGGAAGCGAAAAGCTCATCGCAACACTTGGCATAGAAGATGTCATAATTGTAGACACAGAGGATGCTTTATTAATATGCTCAAAAGACAAAGCTCAGAATGTGAAAGAAGTATTGCAGGAGCTTAAAAAGGAGAAGAGTGAATATTTGTGA
- the rfbB gene encoding dTDP-glucose 4,6-dehydratase, protein MKVLVTGGAGFIGSNFIKYMLKEHKDYKVINLDKLTYAGNLENLKDVENNSNYIFVKGDITDREIVEKIFSDGIDYVVNFAAESHVDRSIEDPSIFLKTNVLGTQVLLDAAKKYGVKKYLQVSTDEVYGSLGKTGYFTEQTSLSPNSPYSASKASADLLVRAYHHTFGTPVNITRCSNNYGPYQFPEKLIPLMIINALYDKELPVYGDGLNVRDWLYVEDHCRAIDLVLHKGKIGEVYNIGGNNEKANIEIVKLILKELNKPESLIKYVKDRPGHDRRYAIDSTKIQQELGWKPIYHFDEGMKKTIKWYIDNEEWWNKIISGEYQDYYVKMYKNR, encoded by the coding sequence ATGAAGGTATTAGTAACAGGTGGAGCAGGGTTTATAGGAAGTAACTTTATAAAATACATGCTTAAAGAACATAAAGATTATAAAGTAATAAACCTAGATAAACTTACATATGCAGGAAACCTTGAAAATTTAAAAGATGTAGAAAACAACTCTAATTATATATTCGTTAAAGGCGATATAACAGACAGGGAGATAGTTGAAAAAATATTTTCGGATGGTATAGATTATGTTGTAAACTTTGCTGCAGAGTCCCATGTTGATAGGAGTATAGAAGATCCTAGTATATTTTTAAAAACTAATGTTTTGGGTACGCAAGTTTTGTTAGATGCAGCAAAAAAATATGGTGTTAAAAAGTATTTGCAAGTGTCTACTGATGAAGTATACGGTTCGCTTGGAAAAACGGGGTATTTTACTGAACAAACATCATTATCACCAAATAGCCCTTATTCTGCAAGTAAAGCATCGGCTGATTTACTTGTTCGAGCTTATCATCATACGTTTGGAACACCTGTAAATATAACAAGATGCTCAAATAATTATGGACCGTATCAATTTCCCGAAAAATTAATACCTCTTATGATAATAAACGCATTGTATGACAAAGAACTACCGGTATATGGTGACGGATTAAATGTAAGAGATTGGTTGTATGTAGAAGATCACTGTAGAGCCATTGATTTAGTACTGCACAAGGGGAAAATTGGTGAAGTATATAATATAGGTGGAAACAATGAGAAAGCAAATATAGAGATAGTGAAACTTATATTAAAAGAACTGAACAAACCAGAATCATTAATTAAATATGTAAAAGATAGACCTGGACATGATAGGCGTTACGCTATAGATTCAACAAAAATACAGCAAGAACTTGGCTGGAAACCAATATACCATTTTGATGAAGGGATGAAGAAAACAATAAAATGGTATATAGACAATGAAGAATGGTGGAACAAGATAATATCAGGTGAATATCAGGATTATTATGTAAAGATGTATAAAAACAGGTAG
- a CDS encoding glycosyltransferase family 2 protein, whose protein sequence is MKIEEQRRSTFTKRIDYYMVDILLSTYNGEKYIKEQIESILNQTYTNWRLLIRDDGSCDRTLDIIEEYVKKLNGKIYFINDSDKHLGASMSFFKLLNYSTADYIMFCDQDDVWIPDKIEITIGKMKDLEKLYPDKPILVHSNLKVVDVGSKTINESFWKYQKLNPNLKRLNNLLIQNNVTGCTVMINRKLKNLLKTVPSNAIMHDWWLALIASAFGIVEYIDEPLILYRQHGGNDTGAKKYGISYFINKTLNYDEAVKTINKIINQGKEFYSIYENMLAKEQKDIIYNFITLFEVGRLKRIYRIFKYKFFKYGFLRNFGFIIVMLIPGKTKEKVIADESFSNNSNSKLRKDD, encoded by the coding sequence ATGAAAATAGAAGAGCAAAGAAGAAGCACATTTACAAAGAGGATTGATTATTATATGGTAGATATTCTTTTATCAACATATAATGGGGAGAAATATATAAAAGAACAAATAGAGTCTATTTTAAATCAGACTTATACAAATTGGCGGTTATTAATACGTGATGATGGTTCATGCGATAGAACGTTAGATATAATAGAAGAGTATGTCAAAAAGCTTAATGGGAAAATATATTTTATCAATGATAGTGATAAGCATCTTGGAGCATCAATGAGTTTTTTTAAGTTATTAAATTATTCTACTGCTGATTATATTATGTTTTGCGATCAAGATGATGTTTGGATACCTGACAAGATAGAAATAACTATAGGGAAAATGAAAGATTTGGAAAAACTTTATCCAGATAAGCCTATATTGGTTCATTCTAATTTAAAAGTTGTAGATGTTGGCTCGAAAACAATTAATGAATCTTTTTGGAAATATCAAAAGTTGAATCCAAATTTAAAAAGATTGAATAATCTTTTAATACAAAACAATGTTACAGGCTGTACTGTTATGATAAACAGAAAACTTAAGAATTTATTAAAAACCGTTCCAAGCAACGCAATAATGCATGATTGGTGGCTTGCACTAATAGCATCGGCATTTGGTATTGTTGAGTATATTGACGAACCACTTATACTTTATAGACAACATGGAGGAAATGATACAGGTGCAAAGAAATACGGAATTTCCTATTTTATTAATAAAACCTTAAATTATGATGAAGCAGTTAAAACAATTAATAAAATTATTAACCAAGGCAAAGAGTTTTATTCAATATACGAGAACATGCTTGCAAAAGAGCAAAAAGACATTATTTATAATTTTATTACACTTTTTGAAGTAGGCAGGCTTAAAAGAATTTATCGCATATTTAAGTATAAATTCTTCAAATATGGCTTTTTGCGAAATTTCGGGTTTATAATTGTCATGCTTATACCGGGTAAAACAAAGGAAAAGGTGATTGCAGATGAAAGTTTCAGTAATAATTCCAACTCTAAATTGCGAAAAGACGATTGA
- the rfbD gene encoding dTDP-4-dehydrorhamnose reductase — protein sequence MKILVTGKTGQLGYDLYELLKDKEDVVAAGREEFDVTDIDSTHKFIKEYLPDIIIHCAAYTKVDDCEKNIDLAYNVNALGAGNIASICSDINAKMVYISTDYVFDGSKNIPYTEFDTPNPLNTYGRSKLAGENIVKEILDKHYIVRTSWLYGINGNNFVKTMLRLSKERNMLKVVNDQHGTPTFTRDLAEGLYFLIKTDAYGTYHMTNSGETTWFEFAKKIFEIANININVEPITTEEYNAPALRPKYSVLSNYVLKLRFNYELRNWKEGLKSYLKFSV from the coding sequence TTGAAAATATTAGTAACAGGCAAAACAGGTCAGCTGGGATATGATTTATATGAGCTTTTAAAAGATAAGGAAGATGTTGTAGCTGCAGGAAGAGAAGAATTTGATGTAACTGATATAGATAGTACACATAAATTTATAAAAGAATATTTGCCCGATATAATAATACATTGCGCTGCATATACAAAAGTAGATGACTGCGAAAAAAATATTGATTTAGCTTATAATGTAAATGCTTTGGGTGCAGGTAATATTGCTTCGATATGTAGTGACATAAATGCAAAAATGGTGTACATATCGACAGATTATGTTTTTGATGGGAGTAAAAATATACCATACACGGAATTTGATACACCTAATCCTTTAAATACTTATGGCAGGAGCAAACTTGCGGGCGAAAACATAGTAAAAGAAATATTGGATAAACATTATATTGTAAGAACATCATGGTTATACGGCATAAATGGCAATAATTTTGTTAAAACGATGTTGAGATTATCTAAAGAGAGAAATATGCTTAAAGTAGTAAATGATCAGCATGGGACACCTACTTTTACGAGAGATCTCGCAGAAGGATTGTATTTTCTTATAAAAACAGATGCATACGGGACATATCACATGACAAACAGTGGAGAAACGACTTGGTTTGAATTTGCTAAAAAGATATTTGAAATTGCCAATATAAATATTAATGTAGAACCAATAACAACAGAAGAATATAATGCACCGGCATTAAGACCGAAATATTCTGTTCTCAGTAATTATGTTTTAAAACTGAGATTTAACTACGAATTGAGAAATTGGAAAGAAGGACTAAAAAGCTATCTTAAATTTTCAGTTTAA
- a CDS encoding sugar transferase, protein MKYKSFNIVIDAFALLLSFVLSLFLRFNFIFKNIIIEWYIYSFLIIMVIDLLVLYFKGIYEKNFSNVFEQISVIFEGLIYSTSLYIIISYSIKNTIFSRLTLGYFIILSLIFQIIGKYLLLYLRKLEYSKGKGVINTLAIGEIQTFSENLLKEINKKHEFGLNIIGVLSEHHENNSFFNCIGDIKDLGKIIDKYNVKSIIITSKIDDVEEIVDYCLLKYISIYTLGNAINLMNYPVEIVFIEDTPVLKIKDVLISGTTARLKRLIDFTLSLLLITSLSPLLVLISILIKITSPGPILFKHKRLGLNGKLINVYKFRTMVVNAQEVLEKILSEDPDLKKEYEETFKLKNDPRLTKIGKILRKTSLDELPQLFNVLKGDMSLVGPRPIVLEEINMYKEYGKYLLRVLPGVTGLWQVSGRNDVDYEERIKMDMHYIMNWNLWLDINILFKTIPAVLKKDGAY, encoded by the coding sequence ATGAAATATAAATCTTTTAATATAGTAATAGATGCGTTTGCTCTATTACTCTCCTTTGTTCTTTCTTTATTTTTGCGCTTTAATTTTATTTTTAAAAATATTATTATTGAATGGTATATATATTCTTTCTTGATTATTATGGTTATAGATTTATTAGTTTTATATTTTAAAGGTATATATGAAAAAAATTTTAGCAATGTATTTGAACAAATAAGTGTTATATTTGAAGGACTTATATATTCTACATCTTTATATATTATAATATCATATTCAATAAAAAATACTATATTTTCAAGATTAACATTAGGGTATTTTATTATTTTGTCACTTATATTCCAAATCATCGGGAAGTATTTGCTTTTATATCTTAGAAAATTAGAGTATAGTAAAGGCAAGGGGGTGATAAATACATTAGCCATTGGTGAAATTCAGACTTTTAGTGAGAATTTATTAAAAGAGATAAATAAGAAACATGAATTTGGACTTAATATAATAGGTGTTTTATCTGAACATCATGAAAATAACAGTTTTTTTAATTGTATAGGGGATATTAAAGACTTAGGAAAAATTATTGATAAATATAATGTTAAATCGATTATTATTACTTCTAAAATAGATGACGTTGAAGAAATTGTTGATTACTGTCTTTTGAAATATATAAGTATTTATACTTTAGGAAATGCGATTAATTTAATGAACTATCCAGTAGAAATTGTATTTATAGAAGATACTCCTGTATTAAAAATAAAAGATGTTTTAATCAGCGGGACAACTGCCAGATTAAAGAGGTTAATTGATTTTACACTTTCATTGTTGTTAATCACAAGTTTATCACCATTATTAGTTTTGATTTCGATTTTGATAAAAATAACATCACCAGGGCCTATATTGTTTAAGCATAAAAGGTTAGGATTAAACGGCAAACTTATCAATGTCTATAAATTTAGAACTATGGTAGTAAATGCGCAGGAAGTATTAGAAAAAATTTTATCCGAGGATCCGGATTTAAAGAAGGAATACGAAGAAACATTCAAACTAAAAAATGATCCAAGGTTGACGAAAATAGGGAAAATTCTCAGAAAGACAAGTCTTGATGAATTACCGCAGCTTTTTAACGTTTTAAAAGGTGATATGAGTTTAGTTGGTCCAAGGCCAATTGTTTTAGAAGAAATAAATATGTATAAAGAATATGGAAAGTATCTTTTGCGTGTATTGCCTGGTGTAACAGGTTTATGGCAGGTTAGCGGCAGGAATGACGTTGATTATGAAGAAAGAATTAAAATGGATATGCATTATATTATGAATTGGAATTTATGGCTCGATATAAATATTCTTTTTAAGACGATACCCGCGGTACTTAAAAAAGATGGTGCTTATTGA
- a CDS encoding AAA domain-containing protein, translating to MDHKLDEIKNILDYWYKLELFMPFWPEIKGDRVIADKNRKIIPYVAKTNDANDTFVYNIYLGKITLQDLIEDMFNAIGERDDLIDKDTSLSCVCVFQLTYEGKYIEKSFRVVNLIWATAKVIESKSLNVALDESEIKEFNKEIDSSILDELQLKDKIMSYEDLMKIFKFVMNKIPVKIKMEDNEFYVSINKEYIKTNNNNSVEYNVDSGLSNDNNFKQDETELDTVQNMVSSFYLTDIMEIINSLKEHEIENNDKIVDYIGALKEDKNRIEICKNEEEMEKWLLPDKFPLGKWPSEYSPSFMQQIAINLAISEDKNMGWIFSINGPPGTGKTTLIKEIVAENVVKRALLMCKYENPDCAFKQQEFKMPENEFLRYYYKPDKLLTKYGILIASNNNTAVENISMELPTAESVKSSNTSHFDIDCNEEIYFSGIANKLLSNKKCWGLISARLGKKSNINKFIDAIWFNNDINLKNYYKDSKPDWCSAKKEFMDKYSKVMDYREKIKDAVDATNEYYELKKECSNIRSKIDKEQRDLKEQENIYSLKVEEQKIIVDQIKMLTENYRLLKTRLPLFKRVFSFFFKNDPIVFQLTKLRGELNSAIIKRTDMDMKISNLLRDLHNLRRKYETDKSYLKDKEEKLAKRNEDIAEIKKQFGSNFAGEEFWVDIEKNINSQLACPWTDKEYDKLREELFYYALRLHKAFILNSKSVKQNINCLVNMWWNKFSIQNRRDAYAHLINTLFFIVPVISTTFASVSTLLKYIGKEELGTLIIDEAGQATPQSALGAMWRTCKSIVIGDPMQIEPIVTVPDIFYEKFAAELNIDKAYISKTVSVQNFADKANRYGGYLVCGDNNVWAGCPLLVHRRCIDPMFSISNEIAYNGRMLKETKEPDKNIQLIFNKSEWLNIGGKENGNKDHYVKEQGEMVVQIVLDAMKLDGKLPNLFIISPFKSVIYNMKKTLRESIKENHKQYNDDDINQWLERSCGTIHTFQGREENEAIIILGCDGRSEAAARWAGSKPNILNVAVTRAKYRVVFIGNHELWEKIPYFGKAYKILSEYTKEQYNKDQ from the coding sequence ATGGATCATAAATTAGATGAGATTAAAAATATATTAGATTATTGGTATAAATTGGAGTTATTTATGCCATTTTGGCCTGAGATAAAAGGCGATAGGGTGATAGCAGATAAAAATAGGAAAATCATACCATATGTAGCCAAGACTAATGATGCAAATGATACATTTGTATATAACATATATCTTGGTAAGATTACTCTGCAGGATTTAATTGAGGATATGTTCAATGCCATTGGTGAAAGAGATGATCTAATTGATAAAGATACATCATTGTCCTGTGTCTGTGTGTTTCAATTAACTTATGAAGGAAAATACATTGAAAAATCATTTCGCGTGGTTAATTTGATCTGGGCAACTGCTAAGGTAATAGAAAGTAAAAGTTTAAATGTAGCACTTGATGAATCAGAAATAAAGGAATTCAATAAAGAAATAGATAGTTCTATATTAGATGAGTTACAACTAAAAGACAAAATAATGTCGTATGAAGATTTGATGAAGATTTTTAAATTTGTCATGAACAAGATTCCAGTAAAAATTAAAATGGAAGATAATGAGTTTTACGTATCTATAAATAAAGAATATATTAAGACAAACAATAATAACTCAGTTGAATACAATGTAGATAGCGGTTTGTCAAATGATAATAATTTCAAACAAGATGAGACTGAGTTGGATACGGTTCAAAATATGGTATCCAGTTTCTATCTTACAGATATTATGGAGATAATAAATAGTTTAAAAGAGCATGAGATTGAGAATAATGATAAAATTGTTGATTATATAGGAGCATTAAAAGAGGACAAGAATAGAATAGAGATTTGCAAAAATGAGGAAGAGATGGAAAAGTGGCTATTACCTGATAAATTTCCGCTTGGAAAATGGCCATCTGAATATAGCCCAAGTTTTATGCAGCAAATAGCCATAAATTTGGCCATATCAGAAGATAAAAATATGGGGTGGATATTCTCAATAAATGGACCACCCGGAACAGGGAAAACAACCCTTATAAAAGAGATAGTAGCTGAAAATGTGGTCAAAAGAGCGTTGCTCATGTGCAAATATGAAAATCCAGATTGCGCTTTTAAACAGCAAGAATTTAAAATGCCAGAGAATGAATTTTTAAGATATTATTATAAACCTGATAAACTGCTTACTAAATATGGAATTTTAATTGCGTCTAATAATAATACAGCTGTTGAGAATATCTCTATGGAATTACCAACTGCTGAAAGCGTCAAAAGTAGCAATACATCACATTTTGATATTGACTGTAATGAAGAGATCTATTTCTCTGGAATTGCAAATAAATTACTGAGTAATAAAAAATGCTGGGGGTTAATATCTGCACGACTTGGTAAAAAATCAAATATTAATAAATTTATAGATGCTATTTGGTTTAATAATGATATAAATCTGAAAAATTATTATAAAGATAGTAAACCTGATTGGTGCAGCGCAAAAAAAGAATTCATGGATAAGTATTCAAAGGTTATGGATTACAGAGAAAAAATTAAGGATGCAGTTGATGCAACAAACGAATATTATGAGCTTAAAAAAGAATGCAGTAATATTAGAAGTAAAATTGATAAGGAACAAAGAGATTTAAAAGAACAAGAGAATATATACAGTTTAAAGGTAGAGGAACAAAAAATTATAGTTGACCAAATAAAAATGTTAACAGAAAACTATAGGTTGCTCAAAACCCGGCTTCCACTTTTCAAAAGAGTATTCTCTTTCTTTTTTAAAAATGACCCTATTGTTTTTCAGCTTACCAAGCTGAGAGGGGAATTGAATTCAGCTATAATCAAACGTACAGATATGGATATGAAAATAAGTAATTTGTTACGTGATCTACATAATCTGAGAAGGAAATATGAAACAGATAAGAGTTATTTAAAAGATAAGGAAGAAAAACTGGCAAAAAGAAATGAAGATATTGCAGAGATTAAGAAACAGTTTGGTTCTAATTTTGCTGGTGAAGAATTTTGGGTGGATATAGAGAAAAATATAAATTCTCAACTTGCTTGCCCATGGACTGATAAAGAATATGATAAACTCAGAGAAGAATTATTCTATTATGCATTAAGACTACATAAGGCGTTTATCTTAAACTCAAAATCAGTAAAGCAAAATATAAATTGTTTGGTCAATATGTGGTGGAATAAATTTTCTATACAGAACAGAAGAGATGCATATGCTCATTTGATCAATACGTTATTTTTTATTGTGCCTGTAATTTCCACTACATTTGCGTCGGTATCTACGCTTTTAAAGTATATAGGTAAAGAAGAACTTGGTACGCTTATTATCGACGAAGCCGGACAGGCCACTCCTCAATCTGCTTTAGGAGCAATGTGGCGGACATGTAAATCCATTGTTATTGGTGACCCTATGCAAATAGAACCTATTGTTACAGTACCTGATATATTTTACGAGAAATTTGCAGCGGAATTAAATATAGATAAAGCATACATTTCTAAGACTGTATCGGTTCAGAATTTTGCGGATAAAGCAAATAGATATGGGGGGTATTTGGTTTGCGGAGATAATAATGTGTGGGCTGGCTGTCCATTGTTGGTACATAGACGCTGTATAGATCCTATGTTTTCTATTTCTAATGAGATTGCATATAATGGTAGAATGCTTAAGGAAACAAAAGAACCAGATAAAAATATACAACTTATATTTAATAAATCTGAATGGCTAAATATAGGAGGTAAAGAAAATGGAAACAAGGATCACTATGTTAAAGAACAAGGAGAAATGGTTGTTCAAATTGTATTAGATGCGATGAAATTAGACGGTAAACTTCCTAATCTTTTTATTATAAGTCCATTTAAATCTGTCATATATAATATGAAGAAAACCCTGAGGGAATCTATTAAAGAAAACCATAAGCAATATAATGATGATGATATTAATCAATGGTTGGAAAGGTCTTGTGGAACCATTCATACATTTCAAGGAAGGGAAGAAAAT
- a CDS encoding dTDP-4-dehydrorhamnose 3,5-epimerase family protein codes for MEELIQGVEVKKLIKHVDDRGFFMEILRDDDNLLKRFGQASMSLTYPGVIKAFHYHKLQDDLWFFPKGNAQVVLHDMRDDSPTKGMTNVFYMGEHNPILLLIPVGVAHGYRVLGNEPVIITYFTTMSYNRENPDEYRIPWDDPTIGFDWTTKNR; via the coding sequence ATGGAAGAATTAATACAAGGGGTAGAAGTAAAAAAACTTATAAAGCACGTTGATGATAGAGGCTTCTTCATGGAAATATTGAGAGATGACGATAACCTTTTAAAAAGATTTGGACAGGCTTCTATGTCTTTAACATATCCAGGTGTAATAAAAGCATTTCACTACCACAAATTACAGGATGATTTGTGGTTTTTTCCAAAAGGTAATGCACAGGTTGTACTGCATGATATGAGAGATGACTCGCCTACAAAAGGTATGACAAATGTATTTTATATGGGTGAGCACAATCCAATTTTATTATTAATACCTGTGGGTGTTGCACATGGGTATAGAGTTTTAGGAAATGAACCTGTAATAATAACTTATTTTACTACGATGTCATATAACCGAGAAAATCCTGATGAATATAGGATACCATGGGATGATCCGACAATAGGGTTTGATTGGACTACAAAAAACAGGTGA
- a CDS encoding sugar phosphate nucleotidyltransferase, whose product MKGVILAGGTGSRLFPLTKVTNKHLLPVGKYPMIYYPIYRLIEAGITEILIVTGKEHMGSVVNLLGSGYEFGVEFTYKIQDQPGGIAQALGLAEHFVNGDKCVVILGDNIFEDNINSFVSSFEKQEKGAKVLLKEVPDPERFGVAELKGSKIISIEEKPKNPKSNYCVTGIYMYDSRVFDIIKTLKPSGRGELEITDVNNAYIKDGTLTYDILEGSWTDAGTFESLKRANELSYNIELNFRDALEYAASTKEMED is encoded by the coding sequence ATGAAAGGTGTAATATTAGCTGGTGGAACGGGTTCAAGATTGTTTCCACTAACAAAAGTAACCAACAAGCATTTACTACCTGTAGGAAAATATCCAATGATTTATTATCCTATTTATAGGCTAATCGAGGCTGGAATTACAGAAATACTTATTGTAACTGGTAAAGAACATATGGGTAGTGTTGTTAATTTACTCGGCAGTGGTTATGAGTTTGGTGTAGAGTTTACATATAAAATTCAGGATCAGCCTGGTGGTATTGCTCAGGCTTTGGGATTAGCTGAGCATTTTGTAAATGGAGATAAATGTGTTGTAATACTTGGCGATAACATATTTGAAGATAATATCAATTCGTTTGTATCAAGCTTTGAAAAACAAGAAAAAGGTGCTAAAGTCTTATTAAAAGAAGTTCCGGATCCAGAAAGGTTTGGTGTCGCAGAATTAAAAGGAAGTAAAATAATATCAATTGAAGAAAAGCCAAAAAATCCGAAGAGTAATTATTGTGTGACAGGTATATACATGTATGACAGCAGAGTTTTTGATATAATCAAAACGCTGAAGCCGTCCGGAAGAGGAGAACTTGAAATAACAGACGTAAATAATGCATATATAAAAGATGGTACACTTACATATGACATACTTGAGGGTTCATGGACAGATGCGGGAACATTTGAATCTTTAAAAAGAGCGAATGAATTATCGTATAATATAGAGCTTAATTTTAGGGATGCATTAGAATATGCAGCATCTACAAAAGAAATGGAGGATTAG
- a CDS encoding glycosyltransferase family 2 protein gives MKVSVIIPTLNCEKTIENLLKRLKNQTQKADEVIVVDSESNDNTAEIAEEEGAKVIKIKRRDFDHGGTRNFAVENSTGDAIIFLTQDALPYDEYFIENIVGPLKNSDVAAVYGRQIANEDAIPTEKFARLFNYPEKGFIKSKENIKELRIKAFFFSNVCSAIRRKEFEQAGKFPDNTIMNEDMIIASKLILNGYKIAYSPNAIVIHYHNYSPIKQFKRNFDIGVFFSENSWILKYGKAEGEGIKFLKDEIEFLWNNDKKWIIYAIIDNIFRYSGYQCGLKHKFIPLFIKKRISMNTNYWLIKERRF, from the coding sequence ATGAAAGTTTCAGTAATAATTCCAACTCTAAATTGCGAAAAGACGATTGAAAATCTCTTAAAAAGGCTAAAGAATCAGACGCAAAAAGCCGATGAAGTAATAGTAGTGGATTCTGAATCTAATGATAATACTGCAGAGATTGCAGAAGAAGAAGGGGCTAAAGTTATAAAAATAAAACGCAGGGATTTCGACCATGGTGGTACGAGAAATTTTGCTGTAGAAAATTCTACAGGAGATGCTATTATTTTTTTAACACAGGATGCACTTCCATATGATGAATATTTTATTGAAAATATTGTTGGACCATTAAAAAATAGTGATGTAGCTGCAGTATACGGAAGGCAAATAGCAAATGAAGATGCTATACCAACTGAGAAGTTTGCGAGACTTTTTAATTATCCGGAAAAAGGATTTATAAAGAGCAAAGAAAATATTAAAGAACTAAGAATTAAAGCATTTTTTTTCTCAAATGTGTGTTCGGCAATAAGGAGAAAAGAATTTGAGCAAGCCGGGAAATTTCCGGATAATACCATTATGAATGAAGATATGATTATTGCATCTAAGCTTATACTAAATGGATATAAAATAGCATATTCGCCAAACGCGATAGTTATACATTATCATAATTATAGTCCGATAAAACAATTTAAAAGAAATTTTGACATTGGCGTATTCTTTTCAGAAAATAGCTGGATTTTGAAATATGGAAAAGCAGAAGGCGAAGGAATTAAATTTTTGAAAGATGAGATTGAATTTTTGTGGAATAATGATAAAAAATGGATAATATATGCGATAATTGACAATATATTCAGGTATTCTGGTTATCAATGTGGTTTAAAACATAAATTTATTCCATTATTTATAAAAAAAAGAATCAGTATGAACACAAATTACTGGTTAATTAAAGAGAGGAGATTTTAA